The following proteins are co-located in the Pelecanus crispus isolate bPelCri1 chromosome 5, bPelCri1.pri, whole genome shotgun sequence genome:
- the ITGB2 gene encoding integrin beta-2, translating into MSHDQLSAVTLVLLLVMTAFAMECPKIKVGTCKDCIQSGPGCAWCKKPSFTKAGEPDSIRCDTIEQLQQRGCPHNEIEFPVNNITRTQDSPLSNDIQLTPQEVHLKLRIGQPAVFEVKFRRATGYPIDLYYLMDLSYSMLDDLEKVKKLGGELLRALESTTPSRRIGFGSFVDKTVLPFVNTHPEKLQNPCPNKDKQCQPPFAFKHILSLTDNAKKFESEVGKQFISGNLDAPEGGLDAMMQAAVCGDLIGWRNVTRLLVYATDDGFHFAGDGKLGAILTPNDGQCHLEDNMYKKSNEFDYPSVGQLVQKLAENNIQPIFAVTSKMVDVYKKLSEMIPKSAVGELNEDSSNIIELIQVAYNNLSSRIILDHSTLPDVLDVKYDSICSKDKVVSDEARGQCDNVKINDEVTFKVKITAKECIKSQSFTIRPLGFTDTLTVHLDSNCNCNCNEQPDPTACSGKGSIVCGICSCNLGYTGKNCECETKGKTSKELEGSCRKDNSSVICSGLGDCVCGQCICHTSDVPGKQIYGTFCECDNMNCEFHDGALCGGKDRGKCDCGECKCTPEYQGSACQCRKSTDGCLNDRGNECSHRGTCHCNRCQCWGGYQPPLCQECPGCPSPCGRYVSCMECKAFQSGPFEKNCSQACPNIQVAEKLKGEIRQCREKDSHNCWISFRMVQEDGKEIYTVTVDPNKECPEPPNIALIVGSTVAGVALIGLVLLLIWRLLTELFDRREYRRFEKEKSKAKWNDADNPLFKSATTTVVNPRFNGQ; encoded by the exons atGTCGCATGACCAGCTGTCAGCGGTGACCTTGGTGCTGCTGCTAGTGATGACAG CCTTTGCTATGGAGTGTCCCAAGATCAAGGTGGGCACATGCAAGGACTGCATCCAGTCTGGTCCCGGCTGCGCCTGGTGCAAGAAGCCG AGTTTCACCAAAGCCGGCGAGCCAGACTCCATCCGCTGCGACACCAttgagcagctgcagcagaggggaTGCCCACACAACGAGATTGAGTTTCCAGTCAACAACATTACAAGGACACAGGACAGTCCCTTAAGCAACGACATACAGCTGACACCCCAGGAGGTGCACCTGAAACTGAGGATAG GCCAGCCAGCTGTATTTGAGGTGAAGTTTCGCCGCGCCACGGGGTACCCCATTGATCTCTACTACCTCATGGACCTTTCCTACTCCATGCTGGATGATCTGGAGAAGGtgaagaagctgggaggggagctTCTCAGGGCGCTGGAGAGCACCACCCCTTCTCGCCGCATAG GGTTTGGCTCCTTTGTGGACAAGACGGTGCTGCCTTTTGTGAACACACACCCTGAGAAGCTGCAGAACCCCTGCCCCAACAAGGACAAGCAATGCCAGCCTCCCTTCGCCTTCAAGCACATCCTCTCACTGACTGACAACGCCAAGAAGTTTGAGAGTGAAGTGGGGAAGCAGTTTATCTCAGGGAACCTGGATGCCCCAGAGGGAGGGCTGGATGCCATGATGCAGGCAGCAGTGTGCGGG GACTTGATCGGCTGGCGCAATGTGACCCGCTTGCTGGTGTATGCTACCGATGATGGCTTCCACTTCGCTGGCGACGGCAAGCTTGGGGCCATCCTGACCCCCAACGATGGCCAGTGCCACTTGGAGGACAACATGTACAAAAAGAGCAATGAGTTT GACTACCCGTCTGTGGGCCAGCTGGTCCAGAAACTTGCTGAAAACAACATTCAGCCCATTTTTGCTGTCACCAGTAAGATGGTGGATGTTTACAAG AAACTCAGTGAGATGATCCCAAAGTCAGCGGTGGGAGAGCTGAACGAGGACTCTAGCAACATCATTGAACTCATCCAGGTGGCCTACAAT AACCTCTCCTCACGGATCATTCTGGACCATTCCACTCTGCCGGATGTCCTGGATGTCAAATATGACTCCATATGCAGTAAGGACAAGGTTGTTTCGGATGAAGCGAGAGGACAGTGTGACAACGTCAAGATCAATGATGAG GTCACCTTCAAAGTGAAGATCACGGCCAAGGAGTGCATCAAAAGCCAGTCCTTCACCATCCGGCCATTGGGCTTCACAGACACCCTCACCGTCCACCTGGACAGCAACTGCAACTGCAACTGCAATGAGCAGCCCGACCCAACTGCCTGCAGTGGGAAAGGCAGCATTGTCTGTGGGATCTGCAG CTGCAATTTGGGCTACACGGGGAAGAACTGCGAGTGCGAAACCAAAGGCAAgaccagcaaagagctggaGGGCAGCTGCCGGAAAGACAACAGCTCAGTCatctgctcagggctgggggacTGTGTGTGCGGGCAGTGCATCTGCCACACCAGCGATGTGCCTGGCAAGCAGATCTACGGCACCTTCTGCGAGTGCGACAACATGAACTGCGAGTTTCACGACGGCGCCCTCTGTGGCGGCAAAG ACCGCGGGAAATGTGACTGCGGGGAGTGCAAGTGCACGCCCGAGTACCAGGGCAGCGCCTGCCAGTGCAGGAAGTCAACAGACGGCTGCTTGAATGACCGCGGCAACGAGTGCAGCCACCGTGGGACCTGCCACTGCAACCgctgccagtgctgggggggCTACCAGCCCCCCTTGTGCCAGGAgtgccccggctgcccctcGCCCTGTGGCAGATATGT GTCCTGCATGGAGTGCAAGGCTTTCCAGAGCGGCCCCTTTGAGAAGAACTGCTCCCAGGCCTGCCCCAACATCCAGGTGGCTGAGAAGTTGAAAGGAGAGATAAGGCAGTGCAGGGAGAAGGACTCCCACAACTGCTGGATCTCCTTCCGCATGGTCCAGGAGGATGGCAAGGAGATTTATACTGTCACTGTTGATCCTAACAAAG AGTGCCCAGAGCCTCCCAACATCGCGCTGATTGTGGGAAGCACTGTCGCTGGTGTGGCCCTCATTGGCCTGGTGCTCCTGCTGATCTGGCGGCTCTTGACAGAGCTGTTTGACCGCCGGGAATACCGCCGGTTCGAGAAGGAGAAGTCCAAGGCCAAGTGGAACGAC GCTGATAACCCCCTCTTCAAGAGTGCCACCACCACAGTCGTGAACCCCAGGTTCAATGGGCAATGA